A portion of the Candidatus Omnitrophota bacterium genome contains these proteins:
- the mfd gene encoding transcription-repair coupling factor: MKLKSEVSPFLLDSLLHEIVSRGEFVQAFDIVRRGGQVYCGQAVGSSKALLTIQLAAAAQAPVVAITPDQSGAYLMLDDVEFFQRGREAKIPVFVYPHLEILPYESQAPELAIGMERLAPIQYYLEHYSNAPDAASPMIVIAPVSAVLKRLPPLTQYERQALRLQSGKEISRDAIAAWLAAQGYEFRDLVAQRGDFSIRGDIVDIYSFSYPDPVRIELWGDEIDSIRLFDISTQRSKTTVKEAVFYASNEDSLIREALADGIRLPSLPSLLGPRCAVVLAGEDEVEKEGEKFVSLIDKRYREITTRSDDEHELLLGEEDFHKHQQAILEPPETLYFNYGEWENEFGARPLLSLTEFALDPGPQRINLGFATPEIFGEDKKERIASLIRLTTAGSRVLIVCDNSGQQSRLEEIFETHRKENNLPPGAAFPQTVVGELHRGFASAVPNILLCADREIFGRYHRFKTPAREGIAMPIADLMDLKPGEFVVHIDHGIGRFTAIRRMTNDGVEGEFLELEYADNGVLYVPIDQVDKVGHYVGGENAQPALSKLGTKNWERAKARARQAIEDMAEELLELYATRRIRKGHSFAQDTPWQHEFEASFLYEETADQWRAIEEVKRDMENGEPMDRLICGDVGFGKTEVAIRAAFKAVMDGKQVAILTPTTILCQQHYNTFKDRLAEYPVRVEMLSRFLSSGEQKIVVEDVKNNEVDICIGTHRLLSKDIQFSDLGLVIIDEEQRFGVKHKERLRQIRKLVDTLTLTATPIPRTLYMSISGIRNMSMVSTPPKNRLPIETYIMEWSPDVIENAILRELSRDGQVYFVHNRVESILQVANYVQEIVPQARICVGHGQMAERELETIMMRFIRRDYDILVATSIIENGLDIPNVNTIIINKADHFGLSQLYQLRGRVGRDRHRAYCYLLVPSKKALTPIARRRLLALQEHNQLGSGFHLAMRDMELRGIGNILGRQQHGHIAAIGFDLYTKLLADTVHSLKRNKNIPLEWETTLEIVPKGSIPPNYVESSKQRMSLHQRIAKIKTFEEIESLKEELSDIYGKIPAEVERLLYGVNIRVRAHQAGMDIVSLRRNKGYLRYHLSQAERFNPMRILEMDGWEGLKLLVTTKGDNVAIEFQDPQNRGFLADKAIPLIDALEAKEAPVFQKPTPPPPPPPPKKKILSKAPGRKRFY; encoded by the coding sequence ATGAAACTAAAATCCGAAGTCTCCCCTTTCCTGCTCGATTCCTTATTGCATGAGATCGTTTCCCGCGGCGAATTCGTCCAAGCCTTCGACATTGTGCGGCGCGGCGGCCAGGTCTATTGCGGGCAGGCGGTGGGTTCGTCCAAGGCGTTGTTGACCATCCAACTAGCGGCGGCGGCGCAAGCGCCGGTCGTCGCCATCACGCCGGATCAGAGCGGCGCTTATCTCATGCTGGACGATGTGGAATTTTTTCAACGTGGACGGGAAGCAAAAATTCCGGTCTTCGTCTACCCTCACCTGGAAATTCTCCCTTACGAATCCCAGGCGCCGGAATTGGCCATTGGCATGGAGCGCCTAGCCCCCATCCAATATTACTTGGAGCATTACTCCAACGCGCCGGATGCTGCCAGCCCGATGATCGTCATTGCGCCCGTTTCCGCCGTTCTTAAGCGCCTGCCGCCTTTGACCCAATACGAACGCCAAGCCCTGCGCTTGCAAAGCGGCAAGGAGATTAGCCGCGACGCCATCGCCGCCTGGCTGGCGGCTCAGGGCTACGAGTTTCGCGATTTGGTGGCGCAACGCGGCGATTTTTCCATTCGCGGCGATATCGTCGATATCTACTCTTTCTCCTATCCCGATCCCGTGCGCATCGAATTATGGGGTGACGAAATCGACTCCATCCGCCTCTTCGACATCTCCACCCAACGCTCTAAAACGACCGTCAAGGAAGCTGTTTTTTACGCCAGCAACGAAGATTCGTTAATCCGGGAAGCATTAGCAGACGGAATAAGGCTGCCTAGCCTGCCATCGCTGTTGGGACCGCGCTGCGCCGTGGTCTTAGCAGGAGAAGACGAAGTAGAGAAGGAAGGAGAGAAGTTCGTTTCTCTCATTGATAAACGTTATAGAGAAATAACTACTCGCTCAGACGACGAACATGAATTGTTATTGGGCGAGGAAGATTTCCATAAACATCAACAAGCCATTTTGGAACCTCCGGAGACGCTTTATTTCAATTATGGCGAATGGGAAAACGAATTCGGCGCGCGTCCGCTGCTCTCGCTTACGGAATTCGCGCTGGATCCTGGTCCTCAGCGGATCAACTTGGGCTTCGCTACGCCAGAAATTTTCGGCGAAGACAAAAAGGAGCGCATCGCCAGTCTCATCCGCCTCACTACGGCGGGCAGCCGGGTTTTGATTGTCTGCGACAACAGCGGCCAACAAAGCCGCCTGGAAGAAATCTTCGAAACTCACCGTAAAGAGAACAACCTTCCCCCCGGCGCCGCTTTCCCGCAAACCGTCGTCGGCGAACTCCATCGCGGCTTCGCTTCCGCCGTTCCCAATATTCTTCTATGCGCCGACCGCGAGATTTTCGGGCGTTACCATCGGTTTAAGACTCCCGCCCGCGAGGGCATCGCCATGCCCATCGCCGACCTTATGGATTTGAAGCCGGGAGAATTCGTCGTGCATATCGATCACGGCATCGGGCGCTTCACCGCCATCCGGCGCATGACAAACGACGGCGTCGAGGGCGAATTTCTGGAACTTGAATATGCAGACAACGGCGTTCTCTACGTCCCCATCGATCAGGTGGACAAAGTCGGTCACTACGTCGGCGGCGAAAACGCCCAGCCCGCGCTATCGAAACTAGGAACGAAAAACTGGGAGCGCGCCAAGGCCCGCGCCCGGCAGGCGATCGAAGATATGGCGGAAGAGTTGCTTGAACTCTACGCCACCCGCCGCATCCGCAAAGGCCACTCCTTCGCTCAGGATACTCCCTGGCAGCACGAGTTCGAGGCGTCCTTTCTTTACGAAGAAACCGCCGACCAATGGCGGGCGATCGAAGAGGTCAAGCGCGATATGGAGAACGGCGAGCCGATGGACCGCCTCATCTGCGGCGACGTAGGCTTCGGCAAAACGGAAGTGGCCATCCGCGCCGCTTTCAAAGCCGTCATGGACGGCAAACAGGTCGCCATCCTCACGCCTACGACGATCCTCTGCCAACAGCATTACAACACCTTCAAGGATCGTCTCGCAGAGTATCCCGTGCGCGTGGAAATGCTCTCGCGCTTTCTCTCCAGCGGAGAGCAAAAAATCGTCGTCGAGGATGTCAAGAATAACGAAGTCGATATCTGTATCGGAACCCATCGCTTGCTATCCAAAGACATTCAATTCAGCGATCTGGGATTAGTCATCATTGATGAAGAACAGCGCTTTGGCGTCAAACATAAGGAGCGGCTGCGCCAAATCCGCAAACTGGTGGATACGCTCACCCTGACGGCGACGCCCATCCCGCGCACTCTCTACATGTCCATCTCTGGCATCCGCAACATGAGTATGGTCAGCACGCCGCCCAAAAACCGTCTGCCCATAGAAACCTACATCATGGAATGGTCTCCGGACGTGATCGAGAACGCCATCCTACGCGAACTGTCCCGCGATGGCCAGGTGTACTTCGTCCACAACCGCGTGGAATCGATTCTGCAAGTCGCCAATTACGTGCAGGAGATCGTTCCCCAGGCGCGCATTTGCGTCGGTCACGGACAGATGGCCGAGCGCGAACTGGAGACGATCATGATGCGTTTCATCCGGCGCGATTACGACATCCTCGTCGCCACCAGCATCATCGAGAACGGCCTCGACATTCCCAACGTCAATACTATCATTATCAACAAGGCCGATCATTTCGGCCTTTCCCAGCTCTACCAACTGCGCGGGCGCGTAGGACGCGACCGCCATCGCGCCTATTGCTACCTGCTCGTGCCCAGCAAGAAAGCGCTAACGCCCATCGCCCGCCGCCGCCTGCTGGCGCTTCAGGAGCACAACCAACTCGGTTCGGGATTCCACCTCGCCATGCGCGATATGGAACTGCGCGGCATCGGCAATATTCTAGGACGCCAACAGCATGGGCATATCGCCGCCATCGGCTTCGATCTCTATACCAAATTGCTCGCCGATACGGTTCATTCCCTGAAAAGAAATAAGAACATCCCCTTAGAATGGGAAACGACGCTGGAAATTGTCCCCAAAGGCTCCATCCCGCCCAATTACGTCGAAAGCAGCAAACAGCGCATGTCCCTGCACCAGCGTATTGCCAAAATCAAGACCTTCGAAGAAATCGAAAGTCTTAAGGAAGAACTATCGGATATTTACGGTAAGATCCCAGCCGAAGTGGAGCGCTTGCTCTATGGCGTAAATATCCGCGTCCGCGCCCATCAGGCGGGCATGGATATCGTTAGCCTGCGGCGCAATAAAGGCTATCTGCGCTACCACCTGAGCCAGGCGGAACGTTTCAATCCCATGCGTATTTTGGAAATGGATGGGTGGGAAGGTTTGAAACTGCTGGTAACTACAAAGGGCGACAATGTCGCCATCGAATTTCAAGATCCGCAAAACCGCGGATTCCTGGCGGACAAAGCGATTCCGCTCATCGACGCGCTGGAAGCCAAAGAAGCCCCCGTCTTCCAAAAGCCAACGCCCCCGCCTCCTCCACCGCCGCCCAAGAAAAAAATCCTCTCAAAAGCGCCGGGGAGAAAACGGTTTTATTGA
- a CDS encoding formylglycine-generating enzyme family protein — MDNRNKIIVELSAIVFLFAQIAFSQTVIFDFSGKTKEENKISIREVGFGMLPLADVSFGKIPTDADDPSATDGRGVIVTADPGEGAMIYFPPVITTHPVLIRCYVRTTNSDSSVYLASIDLGKNVFVSTMTPNYGRFFENKYQRLSFLVTSSSHIGIQPILQTADFTEPDVLTAYVDNVEIIILESGKYYSEVFINGGNIDPYSVSADECPSIPTQQTPTPVPISTYNLPQEITIDIPNLPADATPLEMVLIPAGSFVMGSPETEIDRDEDEMQHPATITKPFHLGKYEITNAQWNSMLNIKELLPAGNRNLPKVNITWDDSLAFIQQLNLTKQGSFRLPTEAEWEYACRAGTTTSYYWGDNANDNEELNRKYAVYSCDGGGCESKKAGSKLSNPFGLYDMSGNVSEWCLNWYYPYPNALEENPFGPPIGESHAARGGFFFGYSYQMRSANRDFYKPDNASAIVGFRILKEVE; from the coding sequence ATGGATAACAGAAATAAAATTATTGTAGAACTCAGCGCCATCGTTTTCTTATTCGCGCAGATAGCCTTCTCTCAAACCGTAATATTCGATTTTTCCGGCAAAACTAAAGAAGAAAACAAAATTTCCATCCGTGAAGTCGGATTCGGAATGCTTCCCTTGGCCGATGTTTCTTTTGGCAAAATTCCGACCGACGCCGATGATCCCAGCGCGACGGATGGGCGGGGCGTGATCGTAACCGCTGATCCCGGTGAAGGGGCTATGATCTATTTTCCTCCCGTTATTACGACGCATCCCGTGCTGATTCGTTGCTATGTCCGAACAACCAATTCCGACTCCTCCGTTTATCTCGCGTCCATCGATCTGGGAAAAAATGTCTTTGTCTCTACTATGACTCCGAACTATGGCCGATTTTTCGAGAATAAATATCAGCGATTGTCTTTTCTCGTTACGTCTTCTTCGCATATAGGCATCCAACCGATCCTGCAGACCGCGGATTTTACCGAACCGGATGTTCTTACGGCGTATGTCGATAACGTTGAAATCATTATTTTGGAATCAGGAAAGTATTACAGCGAAGTTTTTATCAATGGCGGCAATATCGATCCATATAGCGTCTCCGCCGATGAATGCCCCTCGATTCCAACTCAACAAACGCCTACGCCGGTTCCCATTTCCACCTATAATCTTCCTCAAGAAATTACTATCGATATTCCCAACCTGCCAGCGGACGCAACGCCTCTCGAAATGGTCTTGATTCCCGCCGGTTCATTTGTCATGGGAAGCCCGGAAACGGAAATCGACCGCGATGAAGACGAGATGCAACATCCGGCGACCATCACGAAACCTTTCCATCTTGGAAAATATGAAATCACCAATGCGCAATGGAATTCAATGCTCAATATAAAGGAGTTGCTTCCTGCAGGAAATAGAAATTTGCCTAAAGTCAATATTACTTGGGACGACAGTTTAGCTTTTATACAACAACTCAATCTTACAAAGCAAGGATCGTTTCGCCTGCCAACCGAAGCCGAATGGGAATACGCCTGCCGCGCCGGAACGACAACAAGCTACTATTGGGGAGACAACGCCAATGACAATGAAGAATTAAATCGCAAATACGCCGTATATTCATGCGACGGAGGAGGATGCGAATCGAAAAAAGCGGGTTCAAAATTGTCTAATCCATTCGGACTTTATGACATGAGTGGAAATGTATCGGAGTGGTGCTTGAACTGGTATTATCCTTATCCTAATGCCTTGGAAGAGAATCCTTTTGGACCTCCTATCGGCGAAAGTCACGCTGCGAGAGGCGGATTTTTTTTCGGATATTCATACCAAATGCGCAGCGCCAATCGCGATTTTTATAAACCTGATAATGCTTCCGCTATTGTTGGTTTTCGAATTCTAAAAGAAGTGGAATAA